In Synechococcus sp. KORDI-52, one genomic interval encodes:
- the groL gene encoding chaperonin GroEL (60 kDa chaperone family; promotes refolding of misfolded polypeptides especially under stressful conditions; forms two stacked rings of heptamers to form a barrel-shaped 14mer; ends can be capped by GroES; misfolded proteins enter the barrel where they are refolded when GroES binds): MAKLLSFSDESRSALERGVDALADAVRVTIGPRGRNVVLEKKFGAPDIVNDGDSIAREIELDDPFENLGAKLMQQVSSKTKDKAGDGTTTATVLAQAMVREGLRNTAAGASPVELRRGMEKAAAQIVAGLSERSQAVAGDAIRQVATVSSGGDEEVGRMIAEAMDKVSTDGVITVEESKSLATELEITEGMAFDRGYSSPYFVTDADRQVCEFDNPLILLTDRKISTITDLVPVLETVQKSGSPLLILSEEVEGEALATLVMNKSRGVLQVAAVRAPSFGERRKAALADIAILTGGTLISEDKAMSLDKVTLEDLGKARRVTISKENTTIVATDDHRQAVSERVGAIRRELEATESDYDREKLQERIAKLAGGVAVIKVGAPTETELKNRKLRIEDALNATRAAVEEGIVAGGGSTLLQLADSLDALASSLNGDQRTGVEIVQRALTAPIHQIATNAGQNGDVVIAGMRSSGQGFNALSGAYEDLMAAGIVDAAKVVRLAVQDSISIASLLITTEVVIADKPEPPAPAPAGDGDPMGGMGGMGMPGMGGMGMPGMM, encoded by the coding sequence ATGGCCAAACTCCTTTCTTTCTCTGACGAATCCCGCAGCGCCCTCGAGCGGGGTGTAGATGCACTCGCCGATGCGGTGCGCGTCACGATCGGCCCACGCGGTCGCAACGTAGTACTCGAAAAGAAATTCGGCGCACCCGACATCGTCAATGACGGCGACTCAATCGCCCGTGAAATCGAACTGGACGACCCGTTCGAAAACCTTGGCGCCAAGCTGATGCAGCAGGTGTCCTCGAAGACCAAGGACAAGGCCGGAGACGGCACCACGACGGCAACCGTTCTGGCTCAGGCCATGGTGCGGGAAGGTCTGCGCAACACCGCTGCTGGAGCGAGTCCTGTGGAACTCCGCCGAGGCATGGAGAAGGCCGCTGCACAGATCGTGGCGGGACTGAGCGAGCGGAGCCAGGCCGTTGCCGGCGATGCCATTCGTCAGGTGGCCACCGTGAGCTCCGGGGGTGATGAAGAAGTCGGTCGGATGATTGCGGAGGCGATGGACAAGGTGAGCACCGATGGGGTCATCACGGTTGAGGAATCGAAGTCTCTGGCAACGGAACTGGAAATCACCGAAGGCATGGCCTTCGACCGGGGCTACAGCTCCCCTTACTTCGTCACCGATGCCGACCGCCAGGTCTGTGAATTCGACAATCCTCTGATCCTGCTGACGGACCGCAAGATCAGCACGATCACGGATCTGGTCCCCGTGCTGGAAACCGTTCAGAAGAGTGGTTCTCCCCTGCTCATCCTTTCTGAGGAAGTGGAAGGTGAGGCCCTGGCCACCCTGGTGATGAACAAGAGCCGTGGGGTTCTGCAGGTGGCCGCTGTTCGCGCACCCTCCTTTGGCGAACGTCGCAAGGCAGCCCTGGCCGACATAGCCATCCTCACGGGCGGAACGCTGATCAGCGAAGACAAGGCAATGAGCCTCGACAAAGTGACCCTCGAGGATCTCGGCAAAGCGCGCCGCGTCACCATCAGCAAGGAAAACACCACGATCGTCGCCACCGACGACCATCGCCAGGCGGTGAGCGAGCGCGTCGGCGCGATCCGACGTGAACTGGAGGCCACCGAGTCCGACTACGACCGCGAAAAGCTCCAGGAGCGGATCGCCAAGCTGGCCGGCGGTGTGGCCGTGATCAAGGTCGGTGCACCGACGGAAACGGAACTCAAGAACCGCAAACTGCGGATCGAGGATGCCCTGAATGCCACCCGTGCCGCCGTCGAGGAGGGCATCGTTGCGGGAGGCGGCAGCACCTTGCTGCAACTCGCCGACAGCCTGGACGCCCTGGCTTCATCCCTGAACGGCGACCAGCGCACCGGCGTGGAGATCGTGCAACGGGCACTGACGGCGCCGATTCATCAGATCGCCACCAATGCCGGTCAGAACGGTGACGTTGTGATCGCGGGCATGCGCAGCAGCGGCCAGGGATTCAATGCCCTCAGTGGTGCCTACGAAGACCTGATGGCTGCTGGCATCGTTGATGCCGCCAAGGTGGTGCGGTTGGCCGTGCAGGATTCGATTTCGATCGCTTCTCTCCTGATCACGACCGAAGTTGTGATTGCCGACAAGCCGGAACCCCCCGCACCGGCTCCTGCCGGAGACGGAGACCCCATGGGTGGAATGGGTGGTATGGGCATGCCTGGAATGGGTGGCATGGGCATGCCCGGGATGATGTGA
- a CDS encoding N-acetylmannosamine-6-phosphate 2-epimerase, with product MITNPEFLDQGLIVSVQAPQGSPMRDPDVIAAMADASLRNGAVGVRLESPEHIGAVRRRCPDALIIGLWKCTFPDSSVYITPGWKEIQAVWSAGADVIAIDATARPRPAGQDLAALIQRSRDELKAPLMADVDSLENGLRAAELGCDWVGTTLYGYTEDTAQQRPPAFDLLPQLRAELPGSVRLICEGGVASPADARLALQAGADTVVVGTAITGVDLQVIAYRQGMIS from the coding sequence ATGATTACCAACCCTGAATTCCTGGATCAGGGGCTGATCGTTTCGGTGCAGGCCCCCCAGGGTTCGCCGATGCGCGATCCCGATGTGATCGCTGCCATGGCGGATGCCTCCCTGCGCAATGGGGCTGTGGGTGTGCGCTTGGAAAGCCCTGAACACATCGGTGCTGTGCGTCGACGCTGTCCAGATGCCTTGATCATTGGCCTCTGGAAATGCACGTTCCCAGACAGCTCGGTGTACATCACCCCCGGTTGGAAAGAAATTCAGGCCGTCTGGTCTGCGGGAGCCGATGTGATCGCCATCGATGCCACGGCCCGTCCGCGGCCTGCGGGGCAGGACCTGGCTGCGTTGATTCAGCGCAGTCGTGATGAGCTGAAGGCCCCGCTGATGGCTGATGTGGATTCGCTCGAGAATGGTTTGCGGGCAGCCGAGCTGGGCTGTGACTGGGTTGGGACCACGCTTTACGGCTACACGGAAGACACGGCGCAGCAGCGCCCCCCTGCGTTTGATCTGCTCCCCCAACTCCGCGCTGAACTTCCCGGCTCGGTACGTCTGATCTGTGAGGGGGGAGTTGCTTCTCCAGCGGATGCGCGGTTGGCGTTGCAGGCTGGAGCCGACACCGTTGTGGTGGGGACGGCGATCACCGGAGTGGACCTCCAGGTGATCGCCTATCGCCAGGGAATGATCAGCTGA
- a CDS encoding ABC transporter permease gives MTSPTASVALQQRQSGALAELSQETLALTRRLFLQLMRRPSTLIAGVLQPLIWLILFGALFANAPEGLLPGGMSYGRFLGAGVIVFTAFSGALNAGLPVMFDREFGFLNRLLVAPLRSRSSIVLASVIYITALSLLQSLAIMGTAAVLGYGWPGISGLALVLVTLLLLVFAVTALSLGLAFALPGHIELIAVIFVANLPLLFASTALAPLSFMPTWLGWLAALNPLTFAIEPIRAAYQGPLDLSAILLEAPYGDVTGTTCLLILLLLTIGLFLAIRPLLNRKLS, from the coding sequence ATGACTTCCCCTACAGCATCTGTTGCTCTCCAGCAGCGGCAATCCGGAGCCCTCGCCGAGCTCAGCCAGGAAACATTGGCCCTTACCCGGCGCTTGTTTCTTCAGTTGATGCGTCGTCCTTCAACTTTGATCGCCGGGGTTCTGCAGCCCCTGATCTGGTTGATTCTCTTTGGTGCACTTTTCGCCAATGCCCCTGAGGGTCTGTTGCCAGGAGGCATGAGCTACGGCCGTTTTCTTGGCGCCGGAGTGATTGTCTTCACGGCCTTCAGCGGTGCTTTGAATGCCGGCCTGCCGGTGATGTTTGATCGCGAATTCGGTTTCCTCAATCGGCTGCTGGTGGCACCGCTGCGAAGCCGCAGTTCCATCGTGCTGGCGTCGGTTATCTACATCACGGCGCTGAGTCTGTTGCAGAGTCTGGCGATCATGGGCACGGCAGCCGTGCTCGGCTACGGATGGCCTGGCATCAGCGGCCTGGCCCTGGTGCTCGTGACGCTGCTGCTCCTGGTTTTTGCTGTGACGGCCCTCAGCCTCGGACTGGCCTTCGCTCTGCCGGGACACATCGAGTTGATCGCTGTGATTTTTGTGGCCAACTTGCCGTTGCTGTTTGCCAGCACGGCCTTGGCCCCGTTGTCGTTCATGCCGACCTGGCTGGGCTGGCTTGCGGCCTTGAATCCTCTTACCTTCGCGATAGAACCTATTCGAGCGGCTTACCAAGGTCCCCTGGACCTTTCAGCCATTCTCCTGGAGGCCCCCTATGGGGATGTCACCGGCACCACGTGCCTGCTGATCCTGCTGCTCCTCACCATCGGGCTGTTTCTTGCGATTCGCCCTCTGCTCAACCGCAAACTTTCCTGA
- a CDS encoding ATP-binding cassette domain-containing protein: MALIELRNISKAYGTVKALRELDLTVPEGCLYGLLGPNGAGKTTAMRILSTLLAPDSGSVLVGGVDGLAQPRDVRQLMGYVAQEVAIDKILSGRELLQLQGDLYHLPRNERDSRIADLIDRLGMGEWIDRRCGTYSGGMRRRLDLAAGLLHRPRLLVLDEPTVGLDIESRSAIWHLLRQLVEEGTTVLLSSHYLEEVEALADQMAIIDAGRVIAEGSPDQLKQRLGGDRVTLRVREFSNADEATQVRALLEPLNGVRQVVVNRSQGFSLNLVIEGGGVIDQLRQTLEAAGWPVFALAQSRPSLDDVYLQATGRTLMDAELAIAGQRDVKQEKRQSMR; this comes from the coding sequence ATGGCGTTGATTGAACTGCGGAACATCTCTAAGGCCTACGGCACGGTTAAAGCTTTGCGTGAGCTTGATCTCACCGTTCCAGAAGGATGCCTTTACGGGCTGCTTGGCCCGAATGGTGCCGGCAAAACAACAGCCATGCGCATTCTTTCCACCTTGCTTGCCCCTGACAGCGGGTCGGTGCTGGTTGGTGGTGTGGATGGTCTGGCGCAGCCACGAGACGTGCGTCAACTCATGGGCTATGTGGCCCAGGAGGTGGCCATTGACAAGATCCTGAGTGGCCGGGAACTGCTGCAATTGCAGGGCGATCTCTACCACCTGCCGAGAAATGAGCGGGACAGCCGCATTGCCGACCTGATCGATCGACTTGGGATGGGCGAATGGATTGATCGCCGCTGCGGCACCTATTCCGGCGGCATGCGTCGTCGTCTGGATCTAGCGGCCGGTCTGCTGCACCGTCCACGCTTGCTCGTGCTCGATGAACCCACCGTTGGATTGGATATTGAAAGCCGCAGTGCCATCTGGCACCTGCTGCGACAGTTGGTTGAGGAGGGCACCACAGTTCTGTTGAGCAGTCACTACCTCGAAGAAGTGGAGGCTCTGGCGGATCAGATGGCCATCATCGATGCCGGTCGTGTGATTGCCGAAGGCAGCCCTGACCAGCTCAAACAAAGGCTTGGGGGTGATCGCGTCACCCTGCGGGTCCGAGAGTTCAGCAATGCCGATGAGGCAACCCAGGTGCGTGCCCTTCTTGAACCCCTGAATGGGGTGCGTCAGGTGGTGGTGAACCGCTCTCAGGGATTTTCCCTGAACCTGGTGATTGAGGGTGGGGGCGTGATCGATCAGCTGCGTCAGACCCTCGAGGCTGCAGGTTGGCCTGTGTTTGCCCTGGCACAGAGCCGTCCCAGCCTGGATGATGTCTACCTTCAGGCCACAGGACGCACCCTGATGGACGCTGAACTGGCCATCGCAGGCCAGCGCGACGTCAAACAGGAAAAGCGTCAATCCATGCGTTGA
- a CDS encoding heme o synthase: MAELTATVRPTREEVVPSRKRVKLPAWLEVAKPRLIPLLLATTLGGMALSEGWPLSSPRLVCTLGGGALASAAAGVLNCLWEQDLDGRMARTSGRALPSGRLSPTSAFIGAIACTLAAAMLLVSGVNCLAAGLSLLGLCSYVLLYTALLKPRTSQNIVIGGVAGAIPPLVGAAAATGHVGLGGWWLFSLVMVWTPAHFWALALLLREDYRAVGIPMLPVVKGPVVTARAIKTYGWITVLLSGLGVFALPSGGVFYGLMLLPYNGRLLQLVGRLSLDPDSLVNAKALFRWSILYLFGLCLLLILSRTDLASGFAHQVMQLLSLPMAAQ, encoded by the coding sequence ATGGCTGAACTCACTGCAACCGTCCGTCCGACCCGTGAGGAGGTGGTTCCTTCCCGCAAGCGGGTGAAACTTCCGGCCTGGCTGGAAGTCGCCAAACCCCGCCTGATCCCTCTGCTGCTGGCCACCACCCTTGGGGGAATGGCCCTGAGTGAAGGCTGGCCCCTCTCATCGCCGAGGCTTGTCTGCACCCTGGGGGGTGGGGCCCTTGCTTCGGCTGCTGCAGGTGTTCTGAACTGCCTGTGGGAGCAGGATCTCGATGGCCGGATGGCCCGCACCAGCGGTCGGGCCCTCCCCTCCGGTCGGCTGTCGCCCACCAGTGCGTTCATCGGCGCCATCGCCTGCACCCTGGCCGCGGCGATGCTTCTGGTGAGCGGCGTGAACTGTCTCGCTGCCGGATTGTCCCTGCTCGGCCTCTGCAGTTACGTGCTGCTCTACACAGCCCTGCTCAAGCCGCGTACGTCCCAGAACATCGTCATCGGTGGGGTTGCCGGGGCCATTCCGCCCCTCGTTGGGGCGGCCGCCGCCACGGGCCATGTTGGCCTCGGGGGCTGGTGGCTGTTCTCTTTGGTGATGGTTTGGACGCCAGCCCATTTCTGGGCTTTGGCCCTGTTGTTGCGTGAGGACTATCGCGCTGTTGGGATCCCGATGCTGCCCGTGGTAAAGGGGCCTGTGGTGACGGCACGGGCGATCAAGACCTACGGCTGGATCACCGTCCTGCTAAGCGGTTTGGGTGTGTTCGCCTTGCCTTCTGGTGGAGTTTTCTATGGACTGATGCTGCTGCCCTACAACGGTCGCCTGCTGCAGCTTGTCGGTCGGCTGTCCCTGGATCCCGACAGCCTTGTGAATGCCAAGGCTCTGTTCCGTTGGTCGATCCTGTATCTGTTTGGTCTGTGCCTGCTGCTCATCCTCAGCCGGACGGATCTGGCCTCAGGCTTTGCTCACCAGGTGATGCAACTTCTCTCCCTGCCGATGGCGGCGCAATGA
- a CDS encoding heme A synthase, with the protein MTLSSMSTLRRRLGLLSAHLVVAVIALVVIGGATRVMEAGLACPDWPLCFGSFLPGRQMNVQVFLEWFHRLDAFVIGIALVVMAVTTTLQRRQLPRWLPWLAIALMVLVAMQGGLGALTVTQLLPSGVVTAHLALALTLVALLSGLTQRLLHPASVVAPLWWRSAALLGLLSVFVQCLLGGRMATAWAGQRCLAGGEACQLVLSHRVTAMPVVVVVLAFAGAALLAGGWARQQWPWLAGAVLLVLVQVALGVLTLRLGLSQPAVTVAHQLVAALLIALLSALLVRSPDLPSPSCSVVLDDTSLEACHG; encoded by the coding sequence ATGACGCTTTCCTCAATGTCGACATTGCGTCGACGTCTCGGGTTGTTATCTGCGCACCTTGTGGTTGCCGTGATCGCTCTGGTGGTGATTGGAGGAGCGACCCGGGTCATGGAGGCCGGCTTGGCTTGTCCCGACTGGCCCTTGTGCTTCGGCTCGTTTCTTCCGGGCCGCCAGATGAATGTTCAGGTGTTTCTCGAGTGGTTTCACCGTCTCGACGCTTTCGTTATCGGTATCGCCCTTGTGGTGATGGCTGTGACGACGACACTCCAGCGGCGCCAGCTGCCGCGATGGCTGCCCTGGCTGGCCATCGCTCTGATGGTCCTTGTGGCCATGCAGGGAGGTCTGGGCGCTTTGACGGTGACCCAGCTACTCCCTTCGGGTGTGGTGACAGCTCATTTGGCCCTGGCTCTCACCCTTGTGGCGCTCCTGAGTGGGCTGACCCAACGCTTGCTTCATCCAGCTTCAGTGGTGGCTCCGCTCTGGTGGCGTAGCGCTGCACTGCTTGGCCTGTTGTCGGTCTTTGTGCAGTGCCTGCTCGGTGGGCGCATGGCCACGGCATGGGCAGGCCAGCGTTGTCTTGCTGGGGGAGAGGCCTGCCAGCTTGTGCTCTCCCATCGCGTCACGGCGATGCCTGTGGTCGTTGTTGTGTTGGCTTTCGCCGGGGCAGCACTTCTGGCGGGTGGTTGGGCTCGCCAGCAGTGGCCCTGGCTGGCTGGGGCCGTGCTCTTGGTGCTGGTGCAGGTGGCCCTTGGCGTTCTCACGCTTCGTCTTGGTTTGTCGCAACCCGCGGTGACCGTGGCGCATCAGCTCGTGGCTGCCCTGCTGATCGCTCTGCTGTCTGCACTTCTGGTCCGCTCGCCGGACCTCCCCTCGCCGTCCTGTTCCGTCGTCCTCGACGACACCTCGTTGGAGGCCTGTCATGGCTGA
- a CDS encoding cytochrome c oxidase subunit II: protein MQIPSAILTLVIGMVLALGGLWIGQNINLLPIDASANAPIYDELFKVLFTIGSILFVGIVGLLVFSLIRFRRRSGQLGDGLAIEGNLPLEIFWTAVPAIVVLFVGLYSYDIYDRMGGMVPLAHDHMGEAHEEQIWGGISSGSIEAQAATNALPIEVTAMQFAFLFHYPDGDITSGELHVPADRPITLRMEAKDVIHAFWVPEFRLKQDVIPGQPTQLSFTPTRTGRYPIVCAELCGPYHGGMRSTVVVERPDDWENWYRDNAKSAPEDEMLPIANA, encoded by the coding sequence GTGCAGATCCCATCCGCCATTCTCACGCTGGTGATCGGGATGGTTCTTGCTCTGGGCGGCCTTTGGATCGGCCAGAACATCAACCTCCTACCCATCGATGCGAGCGCCAACGCGCCAATTTACGACGAGCTTTTTAAGGTTCTATTCACAATCGGCAGCATTCTGTTTGTTGGAATTGTTGGACTTCTCGTCTTCAGCTTGATTCGCTTTCGGCGACGCAGCGGTCAGCTCGGCGACGGCCTGGCCATTGAGGGAAATCTTCCACTGGAGATTTTTTGGACAGCAGTTCCCGCCATCGTGGTGCTGTTCGTTGGTCTCTACAGCTACGACATTTATGACCGCATGGGTGGCATGGTGCCTCTGGCCCATGACCACATGGGCGAAGCCCACGAAGAACAGATCTGGGGAGGCATCAGCTCAGGATCGATTGAAGCGCAGGCAGCAACAAATGCTCTACCCATTGAAGTAACAGCAATGCAATTTGCCTTCCTCTTTCATTACCCAGATGGAGATATCACATCAGGTGAACTACATGTTCCAGCCGACCGGCCGATCACCCTGCGCATGGAGGCCAAAGATGTGATTCACGCCTTCTGGGTTCCTGAATTCCGTCTGAAACAGGATGTGATTCCTGGTCAACCGACCCAGCTGAGCTTCACCCCAACTCGCACCGGCCGCTATCCGATCGTCTGCGCCGAACTCTGCGGTCCTTACCACGGCGGCATGCGTTCCACCGTCGTCGTGGAACGCCCCGATGACTGGGAGAACTGGTACAGGGATAACGCCAAATCAGCTCCTGAAGACGAAATGCTCCCCATCGCGAACGCCTGA
- the ctaD gene encoding cytochrome c oxidase subunit I, translated as MTISLPPETSSPPRLQPSGWLRYFSFSVDHKVIGLQYLVCGFLFYLVGGALAGAIRTELTSPVSDFMARDVYNQVLTLHGTVMIFLWIVPVVNGAFGNYLIPFYVGARDMAFPRLNAVAFWLIPPAGLMLITSYFLTGAAQSGWTAYPPLSITTPATGQIIWILSVLLLGGSSIFGGINFIATILKLRRPGLKLMQLPMYCWAMLGTSILVVLSTPVLAGTLVLLSFDIVAHTGFFNPNLGGNVVVYQHLFWFYSHPAVYIMVLPAFGLVSEILPVHARKPLFGYVTMVYSIMAIVVLGLIVWAHHMFTSGTPPWMRLFFTIATAFIAVPTGIKFFNWLATLWGGRISLNSAMLFSCGFIVNFVLGGITGVALAQVPFDIHVHDTYFVVAHFHYIVFGGSVFVIFASIYHWYPKFTGRMLNEDLGRLHCALTFIGFNLCFGPQHWLGLNGMPRRVAEYDPQFTLINQISSVGALLMAISTLPFLWNVIHSAISGPVAGDNPWRALTPEWLTSSPPPVENWIGEAPLVEEPYGYGVPPDELDLTAASGRDLWSSGK; from the coding sequence ATGACCATCAGCTTGCCCCCGGAAACATCCAGCCCTCCACGGCTGCAGCCCAGCGGCTGGTTGCGGTATTTCAGCTTCAGCGTTGATCACAAGGTGATCGGGCTGCAGTACCTCGTCTGTGGCTTTCTCTTCTATCTCGTTGGTGGAGCACTGGCCGGTGCCATCCGAACGGAACTCACCAGTCCCGTGTCCGACTTCATGGCACGGGATGTTTACAACCAGGTGCTGACCCTCCACGGCACAGTGATGATCTTTCTCTGGATCGTCCCGGTTGTGAATGGTGCCTTTGGGAACTATCTGATTCCCTTCTATGTGGGCGCCAGAGACATGGCATTCCCTCGACTCAATGCCGTTGCGTTCTGGTTGATTCCTCCAGCTGGATTAATGCTGATCACCAGCTATTTCCTCACGGGTGCTGCGCAATCAGGCTGGACCGCCTACCCACCCCTCAGCATCACCACACCAGCCACTGGTCAAATCATCTGGATTCTGAGCGTACTTCTTCTGGGTGGGAGTTCAATCTTCGGAGGCATCAATTTCATCGCCACCATTCTCAAGCTGCGACGCCCCGGCCTGAAGTTGATGCAGCTGCCCATGTATTGCTGGGCCATGCTGGGCACCAGCATTCTTGTGGTTCTCTCAACACCCGTTCTGGCCGGAACATTGGTGTTGCTGAGTTTCGACATCGTTGCTCATACGGGCTTCTTCAATCCCAACCTCGGGGGCAATGTGGTGGTCTACCAGCATCTGTTCTGGTTCTATTCCCACCCGGCCGTTTACATCATGGTGTTGCCGGCCTTTGGCTTGGTGAGCGAAATCCTGCCGGTCCACGCCCGCAAGCCGCTGTTCGGCTACGTAACGATGGTGTATTCGATCATGGCCATCGTTGTGTTGGGCCTGATTGTGTGGGCGCACCACATGTTCACCAGCGGGACACCTCCCTGGATGCGCCTGTTCTTCACCATTGCGACCGCATTCATCGCCGTTCCCACCGGCATCAAATTCTTCAACTGGTTGGCAACACTCTGGGGCGGACGCATCAGCCTCAACAGCGCCATGCTGTTTTCCTGCGGCTTCATTGTGAACTTCGTGCTCGGAGGCATCACAGGGGTCGCCTTGGCGCAGGTGCCGTTCGACATCCATGTGCACGACACCTACTTCGTCGTCGCCCACTTCCACTACATCGTCTTCGGTGGATCTGTGTTCGTGATCTTCGCCTCGATCTACCACTGGTATCCCAAGTTCACCGGCCGGATGCTCAACGAAGATCTCGGCCGCCTGCACTGTGCCCTCACGTTCATCGGCTTCAACCTGTGCTTCGGCCCCCAGCACTGGCTGGGCCTCAATGGGATGCCGCGACGCGTTGCTGAATACGACCCCCAATTCACGCTGATCAATCAGATCAGCTCCGTCGGAGCCCTGCTGATGGCCATCAGCACTCTGCCCTTCCTATGGAATGTGATCCACAGCGCCATCAGCGGCCCAGTCGCAGGCGACAACCCCTGGAGAGCACTGACGCCCGAATGGCTGACCAGTTCTCCGCCACCGGTCGAAAACTGGATTGGTGAGGCCCCTCTGGTGGAGGAGCCCTATGGCTACGGCGTCCCACCGGACGAGTTGGACCTGACCGCAGCCAGCGGTCGTGATCTCTGGAGCAGCGGCAAATGA
- a CDS encoding cytochrome c oxidase subunit 3 — protein MTTTVPTKDQDHSHGDHAEHPDHRMFGLATFLVADAMTFAGFFAAYLTFKAVNPLPDGAIYELELPLPILNTILLLVSSATFHSAGQAIRQDDHGRCRRWLLITAFLGLAFLVSQMVEYFTLPFGLTDNLYASTFFAATGFHGLHVTLGALMILIVWWQTRQPQGRVTATDHFPLEAAELYWHFVDGIWVILFVILYLL, from the coding sequence ATGACCACAACAGTTCCCACGAAGGATCAGGACCACAGCCATGGGGACCATGCCGAGCATCCCGATCACCGCATGTTCGGTCTGGCCACATTTCTTGTGGCGGACGCCATGACCTTCGCCGGCTTCTTTGCCGCATACCTCACCTTCAAAGCGGTGAACCCCCTGCCTGATGGAGCCATCTACGAACTGGAGCTGCCCCTCCCCATCCTGAACACCATTCTGCTTCTGGTGAGCAGTGCCACCTTCCACAGTGCCGGCCAGGCGATCCGACAGGACGACCACGGTCGCTGTCGACGCTGGCTGTTGATCACAGCGTTCCTCGGCCTGGCCTTTCTGGTGAGTCAGATGGTGGAGTATTTCACGCTTCCCTTCGGCCTCACCGACAACCTCTACGCCAGCACCTTCTTCGCCGCCACGGGATTTCACGGCCTCCACGTCACCCTCGGCGCCCTGATGATCTTGATCGTCTGGTGGCAGACGAGGCAGCCGCAGGGTCGTGTAACTGCAACCGACCACTTCCCTCTGGAAGCAGCTGAGTTGTATTGGCACTTCGTGGATGGGATCTGGGTGATTCTGTTTGTGATCCTTTATCTGCTCTGA
- a CDS encoding AbrB-like transcriptional regulator produces the protein MLVGKELLDKARSLSNRPEDDIARGCGYVGPSGRLLKKSFYRALVEAKAADQGWQLPTKSSSSSSGGSRGRQAEFRTRVHGNGNLLIGHAYTRRLGLEPGQEFKIELQRDSGMIVLQQMDQDQP, from the coding sequence ATGCTGGTCGGCAAGGAACTGCTGGACAAGGCCAGGTCGCTCAGCAACCGACCGGAAGATGACATCGCCCGTGGCTGTGGCTACGTCGGTCCGAGCGGTCGTTTGCTGAAAAAGAGTTTTTATCGGGCCCTTGTGGAGGCCAAAGCAGCCGATCAAGGGTGGCAACTGCCAACAAAAAGCAGCAGCAGCTCCTCCGGCGGCAGCCGGGGTCGCCAGGCCGAATTCCGAACCCGTGTGCATGGCAACGGCAACCTGCTAATCGGCCACGCCTACACCCGTCGGCTCGGCCTTGAACCTGGCCAGGAGTTCAAGATCGAGCTCCAGCGGGACTCCGGGATGATCGTTCTTCAGCAGATGGATCAAGACCAGCCATGA
- a CDS encoding riboflavin synthase — translation MFTGLVQSVGRIERRAGAVVVWGCAPFAPLALGDSVAVDGVCLTAAELMADGFRADVSEETLRRTTLGRKADRGGAVNLEPALRLSDRLGGHLVSGHVDATGEITHLETLPHSWSLSIRWSEARFGRYVCEKASIAVDGISLTVAECSADGTTFRLAVIPHTWEATTLRHLAVGDTVNLEADQLARYAERLLDATAADARNKDEDLSAIWLAAHGWS, via the coding sequence ATGTTCACGGGGCTGGTGCAGTCAGTGGGAAGAATCGAGCGACGCGCCGGCGCGGTGGTTGTTTGGGGCTGTGCTCCCTTTGCTCCCCTGGCCCTGGGCGACAGCGTGGCCGTGGATGGCGTTTGCCTCACGGCGGCAGAGCTGATGGCGGATGGCTTCCGCGCCGATGTGAGCGAGGAAACCCTGCGCCGCACCACGTTGGGACGCAAAGCGGACCGTGGTGGAGCGGTGAACCTCGAGCCAGCGCTTCGGCTGAGCGACCGTCTGGGTGGTCATCTGGTGAGCGGTCATGTGGATGCCACCGGTGAAATCACTCACCTGGAAACCCTCCCCCACTCCTGGTCGCTGTCGATCCGCTGGTCGGAAGCCCGATTCGGTCGTTATGTCTGTGAGAAGGCCAGTATCGCGGTGGATGGGATCAGCCTCACGGTGGCCGAGTGCTCAGCCGATGGAACGACGTTCAGGCTCGCGGTCATCCCCCACACCTGGGAGGCGACGACCCTGAGGCATCTGGCTGTCGGGGACACCGTGAACCTGGAGGCCGATCAACTGGCCCGTTACGCCGAGCGTTTGCTGGACGCTACGGCTGCTGATGCCCGAAACAAGGATGAGGATCTCTCAGCAATCTGGCTGGCTGCTCATGGCTGGTCTTGA